Proteins encoded by one window of Hemiscyllium ocellatum isolate sHemOce1 chromosome 50, sHemOce1.pat.X.cur, whole genome shotgun sequence:
- the polr3c gene encoding DNA-directed RNA polymerase III subunit RPC3 isoform X2 has translation MTHFETQICSCLLQAHYGEIVAKVGTHLICTGCQPLRLIANDTETPIDQVKKALCVLIHHNFASYHVHKRGFVEYEVHCAHIIRILRYPRYIYSAKTLYGDTGELIVEELLQNGKMTMSTVVKKVADRLRETMEDNKTREHSETSNTFVRLVQTHFLQKCGLVSESVTAEGSQLSRAPTLITDEKEMYTVPNLSVGAQGKRRRMSEDGTEPKSKRSKPEHSDQETSSEIVRTMLRMSEVTTSSSSSHTQPLSSNEIFRAFPPGYNLSKPVLDQYLTLLSDDPMEFVGKSGDSGGGMFVINLHRALASLARATVESVVQERFGSRSARIFRLLLRKRHLEQKQVEDFAMIPAKEAKEMMYRMLSENYISLQEIPKTPDHAPSRTFYLYTVNLLPTARMILQRCYKTVVNLINRREYETRENKRLLEKSQRIEAIMASMQATGAEEQQLQEIEEMITAPEQQQLETLKHNVNMLDSSENQVDETIFILESYINTTRIEKEVPSKR, from the exons ATGACACACTTCGAGACGCAGATCTGCTCCTGCTTGCTCCAGGCACACTATGGTGAGATCGTCGCCAAAGTTGGCACCCACCTGATTTGCACAGGATGCCAACCTCTCCGGCTGATTGCCAACGACACTGAAACACCAATTGATCAG GTTAAGAAAGCTCTCTGCGTCTTGATCCACCACAACTTTGCTTCCTATCATGTGCACAAGAGAGGCTTTGTGGAGTATGAAGTGCATTGTGCACACATCATTCGCATCCTACGGTACCCACGTTATATCTACTCAGCAAAGACGTTGTATGGAGACACAGGGGAGCTCATTGTGGAGGAGCTGCTGCAGAATGGCAAGATGACAATGAGTACGGTTGTGAAGAAAGTGGCCGACAGGCTGAGAGAAACAATGGAGG ATAATAaaaccagggaacacagtgagaCCTCGAATACCTTCGTCCGGTTGGTGcagacacacttcctgcagaaatGTGGTCTGGTCTCCGAGAGTGTGACTGCTGAAGGCTCACAGCTCTCTCGTGCTCCAACATTGATCACTGATGAGAAGGAGATGTACACCGTGCCCAATCTCAGCGTTGGCG CTCAGGGGAAACGCAGGCGAATGTCCGAGGATGGGACTGAGCCTAAATCCAAACGGTCAAAGCCTGAACATTCGGACCAGGAG ACCAGCAGTGAGATTGTGCGGACGATGCTGAGAATGAGCGAGGTGACCACATCGTCCAGCTCCTCCCACACGCAACCGCTGTCTTCAAATGAG ATATTCCGGGCTTTTCCTCCTGGCTACAACCTGTCGAAACCAGTGCTGGACCAGTACCTCACCCTCCTCAGTGATGACCCG ATGGAGTTTGTCGGTAAATCAGGAGATAGTGGTGGTGGGATGTTTGTCATCA ATCTTCACCGTGCCCTCGCTTCACTTGCACGAGCTACAGTGGAGTCTGTCGTACAGGAAAG gttcGGCTCACGGTCAGCTCGGATTTTCCGACTGCTTCTCCGCAAACGGCACTTGGAGCAGAAACAAGTTGAGGATTTTGCGATGATACCTGCCAAAGAAGCCAAGGAGATGATGTATCGAATGCTATCAGAGAACTATATATCCCTTCAG GAAATTCCTAAAACACCTGATCACGCCCCCTCCAGAACCTTCTATCTGTACACTGTCAATTTACTGCCTACAGCTCGTATGATTCTCCAGCGGTGCTACAAG ACTGTTGTCAATCTGATCAATCGTCGAGAATACGAAACCCGAGAGAACAA GCGGCTGCTGGAAAAGTCACAGAGAATAGAGGCCATCATGGCGTCAATGCAAGCAACTGGCGCTGAGGAACAGCAACTTCAGGAGATCGAGGAGATGATCACAGCTCCCGAGCAACAGCAGCTGGAGACACTGAAACACAATGTCAACAT GTTGGATTCAAGTGAGAATCAGGTTGATGAGACCATCTTTATCCTGGAATCCTACATAAACACAACTCGGATTGAGAAAGAGGTACCAAGCAAACGGTGA
- the polr3c gene encoding DNA-directed RNA polymerase III subunit RPC3 isoform X1 produces MTHFETQICSCLLQAHYGEIVAKVGTHLICTGCQPLRLIANDTETPIDQVKKALCVLIHHNFASYHVHKRGFVEYEVHCAHIIRILRYPRYIYSAKTLYGDTGELIVEELLQNGKMTMSTVVKKVADRLRETMEDNKTREHSETSNTFVRLVQTHFLQKCGLVSESVTAEGSQLSRAPTLITDEKEMYTVPNLSVGAQGKRRRMSEDGTEPKSKRSKPEHSDQELPPDDGIYWQVNFERFHQHFRDQAIVAAVNNKLDQTSSEIVRTMLRMSEVTTSSSSSHTQPLSSNEIFRAFPPGYNLSKPVLDQYLTLLSDDPMEFVGKSGDSGGGMFVINLHRALASLARATVESVVQERFGSRSARIFRLLLRKRHLEQKQVEDFAMIPAKEAKEMMYRMLSENYISLQEIPKTPDHAPSRTFYLYTVNLLPTARMILQRCYKTVVNLINRREYETRENKRLLEKSQRIEAIMASMQATGAEEQQLQEIEEMITAPEQQQLETLKHNVNMLDSSENQVDETIFILESYINTTRIEKEVPSKR; encoded by the exons ATGACACACTTCGAGACGCAGATCTGCTCCTGCTTGCTCCAGGCACACTATGGTGAGATCGTCGCCAAAGTTGGCACCCACCTGATTTGCACAGGATGCCAACCTCTCCGGCTGATTGCCAACGACACTGAAACACCAATTGATCAG GTTAAGAAAGCTCTCTGCGTCTTGATCCACCACAACTTTGCTTCCTATCATGTGCACAAGAGAGGCTTTGTGGAGTATGAAGTGCATTGTGCACACATCATTCGCATCCTACGGTACCCACGTTATATCTACTCAGCAAAGACGTTGTATGGAGACACAGGGGAGCTCATTGTGGAGGAGCTGCTGCAGAATGGCAAGATGACAATGAGTACGGTTGTGAAGAAAGTGGCCGACAGGCTGAGAGAAACAATGGAGG ATAATAaaaccagggaacacagtgagaCCTCGAATACCTTCGTCCGGTTGGTGcagacacacttcctgcagaaatGTGGTCTGGTCTCCGAGAGTGTGACTGCTGAAGGCTCACAGCTCTCTCGTGCTCCAACATTGATCACTGATGAGAAGGAGATGTACACCGTGCCCAATCTCAGCGTTGGCG CTCAGGGGAAACGCAGGCGAATGTCCGAGGATGGGACTGAGCCTAAATCCAAACGGTCAAAGCCTGAACATTCGGACCAGGAG CTCCCCCCAGATGATGGCATTTACTGGCAGGTGAATTTTGAACGGTTTCACCAACACTTCAGGGACCAAGCCATCGTGGCTGCAGTCAACAACAAACTGGACCAG ACCAGCAGTGAGATTGTGCGGACGATGCTGAGAATGAGCGAGGTGACCACATCGTCCAGCTCCTCCCACACGCAACCGCTGTCTTCAAATGAG ATATTCCGGGCTTTTCCTCCTGGCTACAACCTGTCGAAACCAGTGCTGGACCAGTACCTCACCCTCCTCAGTGATGACCCG ATGGAGTTTGTCGGTAAATCAGGAGATAGTGGTGGTGGGATGTTTGTCATCA ATCTTCACCGTGCCCTCGCTTCACTTGCACGAGCTACAGTGGAGTCTGTCGTACAGGAAAG gttcGGCTCACGGTCAGCTCGGATTTTCCGACTGCTTCTCCGCAAACGGCACTTGGAGCAGAAACAAGTTGAGGATTTTGCGATGATACCTGCCAAAGAAGCCAAGGAGATGATGTATCGAATGCTATCAGAGAACTATATATCCCTTCAG GAAATTCCTAAAACACCTGATCACGCCCCCTCCAGAACCTTCTATCTGTACACTGTCAATTTACTGCCTACAGCTCGTATGATTCTCCAGCGGTGCTACAAG ACTGTTGTCAATCTGATCAATCGTCGAGAATACGAAACCCGAGAGAACAA GCGGCTGCTGGAAAAGTCACAGAGAATAGAGGCCATCATGGCGTCAATGCAAGCAACTGGCGCTGAGGAACAGCAACTTCAGGAGATCGAGGAGATGATCACAGCTCCCGAGCAACAGCAGCTGGAGACACTGAAACACAATGTCAACAT GTTGGATTCAAGTGAGAATCAGGTTGATGAGACCATCTTTATCCTGGAATCCTACATAAACACAACTCGGATTGAGAAAGAGGTACCAAGCAAACGGTGA